From the Bradyrhizobium ontarionense genome, the window GTGTGTCCTGCACGAATCGATACTGCCGCTTGTCGCGGCCCATCACGACGTGGGCGACGACGTCGATCCACAACCGCGGCGTCTCGCCCTGGCTGATGCCACGATCGAACAGATCGATATGGTTCGGAATCTCGGCGAACAGCGGGTCGAGCGCGTCGTTGAGAATTTCGAGCCGCGCCACCTCGGCGTCGCGCAGATCGACCACCACGCCCGTTCGGTCTGCGGCCTCGATGCGGGCCTGGCGCAGCGCCTCGCGCAGGCGCACGGGACCGGATTCACTGCTGCTGTCGGGCGCCTCGGACATCGCTCACGCTTTCACGTTTTGGCCCTGGTTCCGCCAGGTTCCCACCCATTAACCTAGCAGTAACCCAGTATTCCGCAAACCCCTTTCATCTTCAATGGGTTATAAGCACGCTGCCGTAACCACAAAACGGACGTGGGCGGCCCCCTCCGGTGTGACCCGGCTGAGACCGCCCCGTCCTTGGGCTCTTCCTCGAGCTTATTCAAATACCCGGCAATGCATTCCTGAAACGACCGCCTCAGGCGGCCGGAGCGCGCTGCGGCTCCTCGACGATCGAGAACCGCACGCCGGCCTTGTGCCGGTTCTCCTCGGACACCTCGCGCCAGCAGTCCTCGGCTTCCTTGCGCGACTTGAAGGGGCCCTTCACCTGGGCCGAACCTTCCACCAGCTTGTGGAAATTCATCGAGCCGAACTCGCCGCCAATCACCCAGAAATTGCTGGTCATGAGACCCTCCTTCAAACCCCGTCACAACTTTGACAGAGCATTGCGAATTGCGTGACAGGAGATAAACGCGAATCCGGACGTTTCGTATAGATGGCTTGTTTCCGAATGGTGATGTCATGTAACATCATTACTTGTAACGAATGTAATTTTGTAATTATTGTCACAAATTCGGTCGTTGGATGACCTCGAAGGGAGCGCGCGATGCCCGGTGAATCCGGAAAGAAGCTGTTCGTCGGCCCGCGCTTCCGGCGCATCCGCCAGCAATTGGGACTGTCGCAGACCCAGCTTGCCGAGGGGCTCGGCATCTCGCCGAGCTATGTCAACCTGATCGAGCGCAACCAGCGCCCGGTCAGCGCCCAGATCCTGCTGCGGCTGGCCGAGACCTACGACCTCGACCTGCGCGACCTCGCCACCGCCGACGAGGACAGGTTCTTCGCCGAGCTCAACGAGATCTTCTCCGATCCCCTCTTCCGCCAGATCGAGCTGCCCAAACAGGAGCTGCGCGATCTCGCCGAGCTCTGCCCCGGCGTCACCCATGCGCTGCAGCGGCTGTACGCGGCCTACACCGAGGCGCGGCGCGGCGAGACCCTGGTGGCGGCGCAGATGGCCGACCGCAACGAGGGCGCGCGCTTCGAGGCCAACCCGATCGAGCGCGTCCGCGACCTCATCGAGGCCAACCGCAACTATTTCGCCGAGCTCGAGCAGCAGGCCGAGAGCTTGCGCGACGCACTCGACGTGCCGGCCGAAGGGCTCTATGCGGCGCTCGCGGCGCGGCTGCGCGAAAAGCATTCGGTTCAGACCCGTGTCATGCCGGTCGACGTCATGCGCGAGACCCTGCGCCGTTACGACCGCCATCGCCGCCAGTTGCTGATCTCCGAGCTCGTCGACGGGCCGGGCCGCACCTTTCAGCTCGCCGTCCAGCTCGGCATGGCGGAATGCCTTGCCCCATTCGAAGTCATCATCGGACGCGCCGGCGCGCTCGACGACACCTCGCGCCGGCTCTATCGCATGACTCTGGCGAGCTACTTCGCCGCCGCGGTCATGATGCCCTACGCCCCCTTCCTCGCCGCCGCGGAAGCGCTGAGCTACGACATCAACGTGCTGGCGCAGCGCTTCAACACCGGGTTCGAACAAGTCTGCCATCGCCTGACCACGCTGTCGCGCCCCAATGCCCGCGGCATTCCGTTCTTCATGCTGCGGGTCGACAATGCCGGCAACGTCTCCAAGCGCTTCTCGTCCGGCACCTTTCCGTTCTCCAAGTTCGGCGGCACCTGCCCGCTGTGGAACGTGCATTCGACCTTCGACACGCCGGACCGGCTGTTGAAGCAGGTGATCGAGCTGCCCGACGGCTCGCGCTATTTCTCGATCGCCCAGATGGTACGCCGTCCGGTGGCGCCGCATCCGCATCCGCAGCCGCGCTTTGCGATCGGCCTCGGCTGCGAAATCCGGCACGCGTCCCGCCTCGTCTATGCCGCCGGCACGGATCTGGAGAAGGCCGAGGGCACGCCGATCGGCGTCAACTGCCGGCTGTGCGAACGCGAGAACTGCGCCCAGCGCGCCGAGCCGCCGATCACGCGGACGCTGATCCTCGACGAGACCACGCGGCGCGTGAGTTCGTTCGCCTTCAGCAATGCCAGGGAGCTGTAGCGTCACCGCTCACTCCGCCGTCATTCCGGGGCGCCCGCAGGGCGAACCCGGAATCCATTTGGCCGCAGGCCGGGCTGTGACATGGATTCCGGGCTCGCGCTGACGCGCGCCCCGGAATGACAGTGAGTGTTTGGCACCCATCCATCCACGTCATTGCGAGGCGCCCTTGCGCCGAAGCAATCCAGAATCGCGCGCGGGATTCTGGATTGCGTCGCTTCGCTCGCAATGACGCGGAGACACATGGGATCACTCTCTCGCGGCGCATCTGCGTCCGAGTTTTGCTGATAGCTCGCCCCCTTCAATCGTGAGGGCGCAGGGAAGACCGGGAGCTCGCCGCCCCCATGGCCCCCGTGCGGAAAAAATGCACGGGGCAGGAACCACAGGTTCGGCTGGGACATCCCGGCCCTCCCTGCGCAATGGCTTTACGGCTTACTCCGCGCTCTCCCCAGGGACCGGCTGTCTTGCCCCTGTCGTCCGCAGCTACTTCAGCGCGAACTTGGCCTCAGCATCGGGAGACCAGGACCACACGGCTTGACCGTGCGCATCGGATTGTCCGTCGGCATGATGACTCACGCTGCAACCCGACACGCCCATCGCATCCCGCACCCAACGCTCGTGACGACCGCGAAACGCCCCTCAGATCGAGGCGGGATGAATGGAGGAAAACACAATTTCCGATAAAGCGAAAGAAAAATATTTTTCGACTCGGATCTGGACAGAGGTGATCGATTTGAAAAGACTGATAAAAACAGTTTCGAGCGCACGGAGCAAATTCGCTTCTGCACGGCATTGGAGCCGAGCAGGAGTTGTCGGCGACTATCTCTTCGTCACCGTCTGCAGGACGGTGCCGATGACCTCCATCATCACCTTCTGCTGCTCGAGCTTCTGGACGCGATCCTTCTCCGCCTGCTCCAGCTTGGCCACCTCTGCCTGATAGCATTGGGCTGCGCCGAGATGTCCCAGCTCCGACGCCCTGCGACAGAGCTCCATCTTGGTTTCCGACGGATTCGCCGCAGTTGCCTGCCCCCGATCGATCATCTCGGCAAGACTGACCATGGAATCGACGTCACCGGCCTGCACCCCGGACCGAAACATCGACACCGCCTGCGCCGGATTGTTCTTATCAGTCAGCTGCATCCAGCCGAGATTGTCGAAGGACGCGGGATACCGTTTCGACACCAGGTCTTGAAAGAGGGTGAATGCGCGCGCCCGGTCCGAGAACTGCAAGCTGCGAGCCAGCTGATACTTGAAACGCAGCTCGTTCGGGCTTTGCTTTGTTGCCGCCTCGCACGTCTTCACGGCTTCAGCAGCCTGGGACTTCAGAACCGCAAAGGAGACACCCGGGCCGACTTTGTTCTTGTCATTCGGATTGGCTGCAAGCTCGTCGCAATGCTGTCCCGCCCCCGAGGCCCGCGCCGCCTCGGCCTCCCTCAACTTCCGATCCTCTTCCTGCTTCTTCGCAAGAGCATCTCTGGCAGCGGCATCACGCGCCTCGCGCTCCGCCTTGGATTTCTCCAACTGCTCCTTCTCCTTCTTCAAGGCCTCCGCTCGCTCCGTCGTCAGCTTCTGAAACTTCTTCGCTTCTTCACTGGTGAACGGCAACAGCTTCTCGCCCGAGCGCGGGTGAAAGCCGGGTCCATCGAAGAATTCATACTCTTGATCGAAGCGGGAGAACCACAGCAGAGGCTTGCCGTTCGCGGGATCGAACAGGACCGTATACGCATCGAGCGTCACCCGGCCCGGAATCCGCGCCGGATCGCCCCCGCCCTGCGGCTTGCCGCCAGGCACACCGGCCTGCCCATCGTGTCCCTTCGGGACTGGATCTCCCGTCTTCTGCGGCGCATCCGGCGCCCTCGCGGCCACTTTTTCGAGCCGCTCCTTCTGCAGAAAAAAGAACTCGCCCGCATTGTTCTTCGCGCTGAGCAGGTACTGACGCGGTGACATCCGGCGCTTCATTCCGGTCGTGGACCGATACTCGTCTATGGAACGGCCGACATCGAGCATGATTTCGCTCAGAGACGCGACGCCGTCGGGAGCCGGCCTCCTCGTGCCGCGCGCAGCCTCGATGAATGCTTTCGTGAACAGACTTTCGCCCTGGCTCGCGAAGCTGAGTTCGTCCTCCACGCCCGCCGTCACCAATTGATGGGCGGGTTGCGAGAGACGGCCGATGGTCTGATCCCTGACAGTCCCCTTGACTTGCAGCGCGGCGAGGCCGCTGAAGCATGCATCGAGGATGAAGAGACTGTGCCGCGACTGGCCGACATTCTCCGCCCATTGTATGACGCGCGGCATGTCCAGCATTTCATCCCAGTCCTCCTTGCCGGCGGGCTTCAGGATGAGGTATCCGCGCTTCGTGTCTCCGGCGAGTTTCCGGGTTTCTCCGTGGCCGGAGAAGTACAGCAGAACTCGATCATTGGCGCCGACGAGCTTCGGAAGTGTCTTTTCCATCAACGTCTCGATCCGCGACCGAGACGCCCGCTCATCCGTCAAAGTGACGATGTAGTCGAATCCGGCCTCGTCGCGCAGAAAGTCGCGCATCCGAGTGGCGTCTGATGCGGGGGCATCGAGCTTGGGATAGACGTCGTAGTCACCAATGCCAATGACGACGGCATAGCTCTTGCCGAATTCGTTGCTGCCGAAGAAATTCTTGTAGAGATCCGACCAGGATGGAAGTTCGGTTGGACGTATGTAGGTCTCATCGACACCGGCGCGGGCAAGACCGCAGGTCAAGGCGAGAATGGACAGCGCAAGCCAAGTTCGAAGCATGGGATGACTACCCCCTGCGATGCTGGATCACCTGAAGTGTCACGCTGACGACGCCTCCGAGAATGGAGATGATCGAGGAAACCAAAGACAGGCTGTTGACCCAATCCTCGCCGCCCTTGGCCTGAACGCCGGGCGGTAACCGGGTATCGAAATAGACATATAACAGGACCGCACCGAGCAATAGCAGCCCTACCGGCAATACCTTTTTCATCATCGATAAATCCGTCTGACTTCGTCTTGCACAGACTGAGATCACCACACTTGCTCGCGCAATCTGCGAGATGCCGCGATCGAACGAGCCGGATGCCTGCCTCCCGGTGTCATCATTGCACAGATCATCGGAAAGGGAATAGGAATAAGGACACAATCCGAGATTGAGGACAGCCGGGCCAATGAGCGGCGCTGTCAAAATCTCAGCGCGGCCCTGCCCCGGCGGCCATGACATCGCTCTTTCACCAGGGCAACCGATTACCTGAGCCGATGGAATGAAGGCCGCCCCTGCGAAGGACACCGGACCTCATGGAAGCTCCGATGCTTAACCAAGGTGCGCGGCATCCGGAAAGCTCTTCACATCCTGCACCCTGGCGAATGATCCGAACCGGACACGTGCGTCGTCCTAGTCCGACGGGAGCCGGGAGTATCGAAAATTGCAGTGGTTCGCGCCGCCGGCCAGGGTTTGTGTCCGTTCCAGGTGGATGCCTCGGGTTGCATAGGCGTCGAAATCGAGCCCACAAATGTTCGGCAGGATCTCTTTGTCTCCATGACGAGCCGCGAACTTGCAGAAACCGCAGGCTTTATAGTTGATGCCGAATTCGAAGTTGTCACCCGGGCCCGGCTCGACGAAATCGTAGATGAAATCCTCCGGAAACTCCTTCTGATGGCTTTCTGTGGCGCTCCTTATCGCCTGCTCGCGCAGGAAAGCCTGATTCTCCGACGACATGAAGTGGCGCCCCGAGGCGAGACGCTCCGCTTCCGGCACTGTGAGCAGTTGCGCCTTGTAGGTCTCCCGCTCGATTTCGCCGATCACGGACAGCGCTACGCCGTGTCGCCGCAGCACGCGGCCGATGGCCATGAAGCCGATGAGACGCATGAAGAACTCGGTCATGCGGCTTGCCGTGCCTCCGACATAGGGCATTTGCGTGAGCACGATTTGGAATTCGTCCATCACCTCCCGCCTGATGCCATCGATATCGGATAGATGCGCGCGCTCACGCAACATCGCGTCGGCAAGATCGAGGCGGTGGCGCATCGCGGCCTCCATGGCACCGCGCTCCGACTCGTAGAAGGGATGGATGATCTCAGCCATGGGACACCTCTCGAACAGGCCGCGCTCACGGACTTCGCTGGCGGACAGGATTTGCGGATTTGCGAACCGACCGTAGGCGGGGACACGAAGTCCACGCAAAGCATGGTTTCTTCGGCCAAGCGCTAGAAAATCTATTGCAAGGTGGCGGCCCGTCCGTGTCAGATTGCAGCGCGATGACCTACGCCCTTCCACCCCTCAACGCGCTCCGCGCATTCGAAGCCGCCGCACGGCATCTCAGCTTCAAGCTAGCCGCGCACGAGCTACACGTGACGCCCGCCGCTGTGGGACAGCAGGTGAAAGCGCTGGAGGGACGCCTCGGCGTCCGCCTGTTCGAGCGGCTGCATAAGCAGCTCATCCTGACCGCGGCCGGTCAGGCCTATCTGCCCGGGATCTCCGCCGGCTTTCGGCACATTGCGGAAGCGACCTCGCGCTTGAAACCGGCGGGTGCGGTGCTGCTGCAGTTGGGGGTCCATGGCGGCTTCGACCTCCGCCACCTCGCATTGGCGGAGTTCCGCGGCGCGCATGCGGACATCGGCTTGCGGGTGCTGCAGCCCGCCGGCCTGCATGAGTTGGTCGAAGGCAAGGTCGACCTGCTGATCGCCCGCGGTCTCGGCCACCATCCGGGCTATCGCTGCGATCGGATCGATGAGGGATCCGGTCTGGGGGATTGGCTGATTGCGCCTGAAGGCACCGCGGACTGTCCGGAGGTCGTCAGCTTCCGCGAATGGCTGCGCGCCGTCGCGTCCCGGACCTCGCTCGCAGGCCGCCCGCGTCTGATCGGCGTCATCGGAAGGTGAGGCGCGCGCCCGGTCGGGCGTCTGTTGAGGTCTCGTCCCAATCTTCATCGCCACGTCCGACGATCGCTCAGCTTGCGTTCATGACGCCTCGGACATGATGACTTGCAAGTTTCGCAAGCGATCGGCGGTTGGGTATCGAAACATGCGCCGGCTCCAGCAATCATCGCCGCTCGCAGCCACACATTCGCCGACCAGCGACATCAATTCCCCGTCGTATGTCAGCACCGCGCACGCGCATAGCGCGATCACGCCCCATCGGGCGAGGCGGTCTGCACATGCAGGGCGTACTTGCGCCAGGCCGGAGACCGCCGCGGCCCGCGCCACCGCGGCAACCTCAATTCGGGATGGAACCGCATGGCTCCAGAATGGTTGCTTCGCAGTTCCACGCAGAAAAGTGAGACTCAGTTGAATCGCCGTCAGTTCATTCAATCTGCGGCTGCAATCCCCGTCGCCGCATCGCTGGTGCGGGGCGCAGCCGCGGCAGCGCCTGCAAGCCAACCGTTCAATGCGGCCTATGTGCGCGATCTCGCGCGCAGCCTCGCCGCCAAGCCCTACGCCGCGCCGGACAATCAGCTGCCGGACGCACTGGCCAAGCTCGACTACGATGCCTATCGCTCGATCCGTTTCCTGCCGGATCACGCGTTGTGGCGCAGCGAGAATCTGCCATTTCAGGCGCAGTTCTTTCACCGCGGCTCCATCTACAAGGACCGGGTCGACATCTACGAGGTGTCCGACGGACAGGCCAGACCTGTGGCCTATCGTCCTGACGACTTCGCGTTCGGTCCGCAGGTCCCCGCATTCCCGGCGACCGATCTCGGCTTTGCCGGCTTCCGGATTCACGCGCCGATCAATCGGCCGGACTATTATGACGAGGTCTGCGTCTTTCTCGGTGCGAGCTATTTCCGCGCCGTTGCCAAGGGCGAGATCTACGGGCTTTCGGCGCGCGGGCTGTCGATCGACACCGGCGAAGCGAAGGGCGAGGAGTTTCCCGTCTTCAAGGCGTTCTGGCTCGAGAAGCCCGTGCCCGGCACCACCGCGATGGTGGTTCATGCGCTGCTCGACAGCAAGAGCGCGACCGGTTCCTACCGTTTCACGATCCGCCCCGGCGAGACCACCGTGTTCGATGTCGAGGCCTCACTGTATCCGCGCGTCGAGATCGGCCACGCCGGGCTGGCGCCGATGACCAGCATGTTCTTCTTCGGCCCCAATGATCGCAACGACGTCGACGACTTCCGGCCCGCGGTGCACGATTCCGACGGGCTTGCGATGTTCAA encodes:
- a CDS encoding DUF4170 domain-containing protein — protein: MTSNFWVIGGEFGSMNFHKLVEGSAQVKGPFKSRKEAEDCWREVSEENRHKAGVRFSIVEEPQRAPAA
- a CDS encoding helix-turn-helix domain-containing protein, whose amino-acid sequence is MPGESGKKLFVGPRFRRIRQQLGLSQTQLAEGLGISPSYVNLIERNQRPVSAQILLRLAETYDLDLRDLATADEDRFFAELNEIFSDPLFRQIELPKQELRDLAELCPGVTHALQRLYAAYTEARRGETLVAAQMADRNEGARFEANPIERVRDLIEANRNYFAELEQQAESLRDALDVPAEGLYAALAARLREKHSVQTRVMPVDVMRETLRRYDRHRRQLLISELVDGPGRTFQLAVQLGMAECLAPFEVIIGRAGALDDTSRRLYRMTLASYFAAAVMMPYAPFLAAAEALSYDINVLAQRFNTGFEQVCHRLTTLSRPNARGIPFFMLRVDNAGNVSKRFSSGTFPFSKFGGTCPLWNVHSTFDTPDRLLKQVIELPDGSRYFSIAQMVRRPVAPHPHPQPRFAIGLGCEIRHASRLVYAAGTDLEKAEGTPIGVNCRLCERENCAQRAEPPITRTLILDETTRRVSSFAFSNAREL
- a CDS encoding caspase family protein, whose protein sequence is MLRTWLALSILALTCGLARAGVDETYIRPTELPSWSDLYKNFFGSNEFGKSYAVVIGIGDYDVYPKLDAPASDATRMRDFLRDEAGFDYIVTLTDERASRSRIETLMEKTLPKLVGANDRVLLYFSGHGETRKLAGDTKRGYLILKPAGKEDWDEMLDMPRVIQWAENVGQSRHSLFILDACFSGLAALQVKGTVRDQTIGRLSQPAHQLVTAGVEDELSFASQGESLFTKAFIEAARGTRRPAPDGVASLSEIMLDVGRSIDEYRSTTGMKRRMSPRQYLLSAKNNAGEFFFLQKERLEKVAARAPDAPQKTGDPVPKGHDGQAGVPGGKPQGGGDPARIPGRVTLDAYTVLFDPANGKPLLWFSRFDQEYEFFDGPGFHPRSGEKLLPFTSEEAKKFQKLTTERAEALKKEKEQLEKSKAEREARDAAARDALAKKQEEDRKLREAEAARASGAGQHCDELAANPNDKNKVGPGVSFAVLKSQAAEAVKTCEAATKQSPNELRFKYQLARSLQFSDRARAFTLFQDLVSKRYPASFDNLGWMQLTDKNNPAQAVSMFRSGVQAGDVDSMVSLAEMIDRGQATAANPSETKMELCRRASELGHLGAAQCYQAEVAKLEQAEKDRVQKLEQQKVMMEVIGTVLQTVTKR
- a CDS encoding L-2-amino-thiazoline-4-carboxylic acid hydrolase; amino-acid sequence: MAEIIHPFYESERGAMEAAMRHRLDLADAMLRERAHLSDIDGIRREVMDEFQIVLTQMPYVGGTASRMTEFFMRLIGFMAIGRVLRRHGVALSVIGEIERETYKAQLLTVPEAERLASGRHFMSSENQAFLREQAIRSATESHQKEFPEDFIYDFVEPGPGDNFEFGINYKACGFCKFAARHGDKEILPNICGLDFDAYATRGIHLERTQTLAGGANHCNFRYSRLPSD
- a CDS encoding LysR family transcriptional regulator, whose amino-acid sequence is MTYALPPLNALRAFEAAARHLSFKLAAHELHVTPAAVGQQVKALEGRLGVRLFERLHKQLILTAAGQAYLPGISAGFRHIAEATSRLKPAGAVLLQLGVHGGFDLRHLALAEFRGAHADIGLRVLQPAGLHELVEGKVDLLIARGLGHHPGYRCDRIDEGSGLGDWLIAPEGTADCPEVVSFREWLRAVASRTSLAGRPRLIGVIGR
- a CDS encoding glucan biosynthesis protein G translates to MNRRQFIQSAAAIPVAASLVRGAAAAAPASQPFNAAYVRDLARSLAAKPYAAPDNQLPDALAKLDYDAYRSIRFLPDHALWRSENLPFQAQFFHRGSIYKDRVDIYEVSDGQARPVAYRPDDFAFGPQVPAFPATDLGFAGFRIHAPINRPDYYDEVCVFLGASYFRAVAKGEIYGLSARGLSIDTGEAKGEEFPVFKAFWLEKPVPGTTAMVVHALLDSKSATGSYRFTIRPGETTVFDVEASLYPRVEIGHAGLAPMTSMFFFGPNDRNDVDDFRPAVHDSDGLAMFNGKGEQLWRPLSNPRDLQVSVFNDLNPRGFGLMQRERQFTAYQDLESHFERRPSLWIEPIGDWGEGAVVLFEIPTKQEIHDNIAAFWRPKTPLAAKGEHNMTYRLHWGPDMPKPHGLARVTRTGVGARGEGRQFVLELAGDILKGLDPGGVKGVVSAGKSAVTDIVAQPNPETGGWRLSFQCAVEDAPVELRAELFVGDKLISETWIYRWTP